Proteins from a single region of Chryseomicrobium sp. FSL W7-1435:
- the whiA gene encoding DNA-binding protein WhiA, whose product MSFASETKKEMTQTEVDACCARAELAAIIRMNGTLGFSNKNLSLDIQTENAAIARRIYTLLKRVYAIKVELLVRKKMKLKKNNVYITRIREGTREILSDLRIMNEGYEFSNEIHQDLISNECCKRSYLRGAFLAGGSVNNPETSSYHLEIYTLYKEHSDALVQLMNSYELNAKTIERKKGFVAYLKEAEKIADFLSLVGAHQALLKFEDVRIIRDMRNSVNRLVNCETANLNKTIGAALRQVDNIRYIENAIGLDQLPEKLREIARLRVEYQDVTLKELGDMVSTGTVSKSGVNHRLRKLDEIAEALRRGEMI is encoded by the coding sequence ATGTCGTTCGCATCGGAAACAAAAAAAGAGATGACGCAGACCGAAGTAGACGCCTGCTGTGCACGGGCTGAGCTTGCCGCCATCATCCGCATGAACGGGACACTGGGATTCAGTAACAAGAATTTAAGTCTCGACATTCAAACGGAAAATGCGGCCATTGCTCGGCGCATCTATACGCTACTCAAAAGAGTCTACGCGATTAAAGTAGAACTTCTAGTTCGAAAAAAGATGAAATTAAAAAAGAACAACGTCTACATTACACGTATTCGTGAAGGCACACGGGAAATTTTGTCGGACCTTCGCATTATGAATGAAGGCTATGAATTCTCAAATGAGATCCATCAAGACCTGATTTCAAACGAGTGTTGCAAGCGTTCTTACTTACGTGGAGCCTTTTTGGCGGGTGGCTCGGTCAATAATCCGGAAACCTCTTCCTACCACTTAGAAATTTATACATTGTACAAAGAACATAGTGATGCGCTTGTCCAATTAATGAATAGCTATGAGTTAAATGCGAAAACCATTGAACGTAAAAAAGGATTTGTGGCATACTTAAAGGAAGCAGAGAAAATTGCTGACTTTTTAAGTTTAGTCGGCGCCCACCAGGCCCTTTTAAAATTTGAAGATGTCCGTATCATTCGTGATATGCGCAATAGTGTAAATCGCTTAGTCAATTGCGAGACGGCAAATTTAAATAAAACGATTGGTGCAGCACTAAGGCAGGTCGATAACATTCGCTATATTGAAAACGCTATCGGTCTTGATCAGTTACCTGAGAAGCTTCGGGAAATTGCTCGTCTTCGTGTGGAGTACCAAGATGTAACGTTGAAAGAATTAGGTGACATGGTTTCAACGGGCACAGTCAGCAAGTCAGGTGTCAATCATCGACTGCGAAAACTAGATGAGATTGCTGAAGCATTGCGCAGAGGCGAAATGATTTGA
- the clpP gene encoding ATP-dependent Clp endopeptidase proteolytic subunit ClpP, producing MNLIPTVIEQTNRGERAYDIYSRLLKDRIILLGSAIDDNVANSIVAQLLFLEAEDPEKDISIYINSPGGSITAGMAIYDVMQFIKPDVQTVCIGMAASMGSFLLAAGTKGKRYSLPNAEVMIHQPLGGAQGQATEIEIAAKRILFLREKLNQILSERTGQPIDVIAKDTDRDNFMTAERAKEYGLVDHIIDRSEKKKD from the coding sequence ATGAACTTAATTCCAACAGTTATTGAACAGACAAACCGTGGCGAGCGTGCCTACGATATTTATTCACGTCTTCTGAAAGACCGCATCATCCTACTAGGAAGTGCTATTGATGACAACGTAGCTAACTCAATCGTTGCTCAGCTCCTTTTCCTAGAAGCTGAAGATCCAGAGAAAGACATCTCTATCTACATCAACAGCCCAGGCGGAAGCATCACGGCTGGTATGGCGATCTATGACGTTATGCAATTCATCAAGCCAGACGTGCAAACAGTTTGTATCGGTATGGCTGCTTCAATGGGATCATTCCTATTAGCTGCAGGTACTAAAGGCAAGCGTTACTCTCTTCCAAATGCTGAAGTCATGATTCACCAACCACTTGGTGGCGCACAAGGACAAGCAACGGAAATCGAAATCGCAGCAAAACGCATCTTGTTCCTACGTGAAAAGTTAAACCAAATCTTATCTGAGCGTACAGGTCAGCCAATCGACGTAATCGCTAAAGATACAGACCGTGATAACTTCATGACGGCAGAACGCGCGAAAGAATACGGTCTTGTGGATCACATTATCGACCGCAGCGAAAAGAAAAAAGACTAA
- the hisA gene encoding 1-(5-phosphoribosyl)-5-[(5-phosphoribosylamino)methylideneamino]imidazole-4-carboxamide isomerase yields the protein MVQLYPAIDMKDGKCVRLYQGDYNQQTVYGDSPFDMAKSFADQGADWIHLVDLDGAKDGTKPHADYVVKIKQQLGVSVQIGGGIRSMEDAAFYLKQGIDRVIIGSLAVKQPELVEQMLATFGGDRIVLGLDAKDGFVATHGWLETSELTAVEVGKRFAKAGAKHIVFTDIAMDGTLEGPNLVATKELADATGLNVIVSGGISSLEDMQQVKEAAKNSTIAGVIVGKAIYSERFTVAQAKEVLK from the coding sequence ATGGTACAACTTTACCCGGCAATTGATATGAAAGACGGCAAATGTGTACGTCTTTATCAAGGGGACTACAACCAACAAACCGTATACGGCGATTCTCCATTTGATATGGCAAAATCTTTTGCAGATCAAGGAGCAGATTGGATTCATTTAGTCGACCTGGATGGAGCAAAAGATGGCACGAAACCCCATGCAGACTATGTGGTGAAAATTAAACAACAACTAGGCGTATCTGTCCAAATTGGTGGCGGTATTCGCTCGATGGAAGATGCCGCTTTTTATTTAAAGCAAGGAATCGATCGCGTGATTATTGGGAGCCTTGCTGTTAAACAACCTGAGCTTGTGGAACAAATGCTTGCAACATTCGGTGGTGACCGCATTGTTTTAGGGCTCGATGCAAAAGATGGGTTTGTGGCGACACACGGCTGGTTAGAAACCTCTGAGCTTACCGCAGTAGAAGTAGGGAAGCGCTTCGCGAAAGCAGGAGCGAAACATATTGTTTTCACAGATATCGCAATGGACGGAACACTTGAAGGTCCCAATCTGGTTGCTACCAAAGAACTTGCGGATGCTACAGGACTAAACGTCATCGTATCAGGTGGGATCAGCTCGCTTGAAGATATGCAACAAGTGAAAGAAGCTGCTAAAAATTCTACGATTGCTGGCGTGATCGTCGGCAAAGCCATCTATAGCGAACGCTTTACAGTGGCTCAAGCAAAGGAAGTGTTGAAATGA
- the rapZ gene encoding RNase adapter RapZ — protein MIQETSNPTTDIVIITGMSGAGKSVAIQSFEDMGYYCIDNLPPDLLATFVDLLVDSDKQLQKIALVMDVRGGEVFGPISKTLNHLQESRNISPRILFLEADNQTLVSRYKESRRSHPLAKLGLPLEGISKERLMLEELKGRAQHIIDTSSLKPKQLREQIEQIFSGDQHTPFIINVMSFGFKHGMPIDADLVFDVRFLPNPFYIEELRPMSGRDHEVSSYVMKWSETKKLVEKLTDLFEFMIPHYKREGKSQLVIAFGCTGGQHRSVTLAEYFGDYLKKDAPTVIKHRDVK, from the coding sequence ATGATTCAAGAAACATCAAACCCTACAACAGATATCGTCATCATCACTGGAATGTCAGGAGCAGGTAAATCAGTTGCTATTCAAAGTTTTGAAGATATGGGGTATTACTGCATCGACAATCTTCCGCCCGATTTACTCGCAACTTTTGTAGATCTACTTGTCGATTCTGATAAACAATTGCAAAAAATAGCATTAGTAATGGACGTTCGCGGTGGTGAAGTCTTTGGCCCGATTTCCAAAACGCTCAACCACTTGCAAGAAAGCCGAAACATCAGTCCCCGAATCTTGTTTTTAGAAGCAGACAATCAAACATTAGTAAGTCGCTATAAAGAATCTCGTCGTTCACACCCTCTAGCAAAATTGGGGTTACCACTCGAAGGGATCAGTAAAGAACGATTGATGCTCGAAGAGTTAAAAGGTCGTGCGCAACATATCATTGATACCTCTAGCTTAAAACCAAAGCAACTTCGCGAACAAATCGAACAGATTTTTTCTGGTGACCAACATACACCATTTATCATCAACGTCATGTCATTTGGGTTCAAGCACGGCATGCCGATCGATGCCGATCTAGTATTCGATGTCCGTTTTCTTCCGAATCCATTCTATATTGAAGAATTACGTCCAATGTCAGGACGTGACCATGAAGTTTCGAGTTATGTGATGAAATGGTCAGAGACAAAAAAGCTTGTCGAAAAACTGACCGATTTATTTGAGTTTATGATTCCGCATTATAAACGTGAAGGAAAAAGCCAATTAGTTATTGCATTTGGATGCACAGGTGGACAACACCGCTCTGTGACGCTTGCAGAATACTTTGGCGACTACCTCAAAAAAGATGCACCAACGGTTATCAAGCACCGAGACGTGAAATGA
- a CDS encoding LemA family protein: MKKMLVPILIVVGIIVLIAALLIPSYNGFVDSNENVNQSYAQVETQLQRRVDLIPNLVETVKGFAEQEREILTEIADARARLAGADSPTEQAEADSELGGALSRLLVIVENYPDLKSDANFRQLMDELAGTENRLSVARQDYNESVSLHNRKVNRMPGALMAGIFGFDEREYFEAEDGAEEAPEVDFGSDGE, from the coding sequence ATGAAAAAAATGCTCGTGCCCATTCTAATAGTAGTTGGTATCATCGTACTTATCGCAGCACTTCTTATTCCGAGCTACAACGGGTTCGTCGACTCTAACGAAAACGTAAACCAATCGTATGCTCAAGTAGAGACACAATTACAACGTCGTGTTGATTTAATTCCAAACTTAGTAGAAACCGTGAAAGGTTTTGCTGAACAAGAACGTGAAATCTTAACAGAAATCGCAGATGCTCGCGCTCGACTTGCTGGTGCAGATTCACCGACAGAACAGGCGGAAGCAGACAGCGAACTTGGTGGCGCGTTATCTCGCTTATTAGTGATCGTTGAAAATTATCCAGATTTAAAATCTGATGCCAACTTCCGTCAACTGATGGATGAACTAGCTGGCACTGAAAATCGCTTATCAGTTGCTCGTCAGGATTACAATGAATCTGTGTCCTTACACAACCGCAAAGTAAATCGTATGCCAGGGGCCTTAATGGCAGGAATTTTTGGATTTGATGAGCGTGAATACTTTGAAGCAGAAGATGGTGCTGAGGAAGCTCCAGAGGTCGACTTTGGAAGTGATGGCGAATGA
- the hisD gene encoding histidinol dehydrogenase: protein MKLVNWTPSLSIQRSVEQGTEQDQQVVQEIIRRVRQDGDVALREFTEKWDGATLTELRVSQQEIDNALQAIQPQLKQDLEEAAANIRRFHELQLREDLVLPLEQEGYLAYRFLPMDVAGLYVPGGTAAYPSSVLMNAIPAKVAGVKKLVITTPPNQDGSIPIGVLTAAAIAGVDEIYKVGGAQAIAALAYGTESIPKVDKITGPGNRFVALAKREVFGTVSIDSIAGPSEVAVLADDTAFAQDIAADLLAQAEHDVLACSILITTSEHLAQEVQQEVEKQLQSLPREAIARASIENYGAIYLTESMEQAVEAVNQLAPEHLEIMTRDAEQVSENIRHAGAIFLGRYSSEPIGDYFAGTNHVLPTNSTARFSSGLSVEDFQKKTSVVYYTKELWQQHYPKVARLARMEQLEGHARAVEIRKEREDI from the coding sequence ATGAAATTAGTAAATTGGACTCCATCCTTATCGATTCAACGTTCTGTAGAACAAGGGACGGAACAGGACCAACAAGTCGTCCAAGAAATCATTCGTCGAGTCAGACAAGACGGAGACGTGGCACTGCGTGAATTCACCGAGAAGTGGGACGGAGCAACACTTACGGAACTGCGCGTTTCTCAGCAAGAGATTGACAATGCGTTACAAGCCATTCAACCTCAACTGAAGCAAGATTTGGAAGAGGCGGCAGCTAACATTCGACGTTTTCATGAGCTCCAGCTTCGAGAAGATCTAGTATTGCCGCTAGAACAGGAAGGGTATCTGGCATATCGCTTCTTACCTATGGATGTGGCGGGACTTTATGTACCCGGTGGAACAGCGGCCTATCCTTCGTCCGTCTTGATGAATGCCATTCCAGCAAAAGTGGCCGGAGTTAAAAAGTTAGTGATAACGACACCTCCCAACCAAGATGGTTCGATTCCTATTGGCGTATTAACAGCAGCAGCGATTGCAGGTGTCGATGAAATTTATAAAGTTGGCGGTGCCCAAGCCATTGCGGCATTAGCCTATGGGACAGAATCCATACCGAAAGTCGATAAAATTACGGGTCCAGGCAATCGTTTTGTAGCGCTTGCTAAGCGAGAAGTTTTTGGAACGGTGTCGATTGATAGTATTGCAGGTCCAAGCGAAGTGGCGGTGTTAGCAGACGATACGGCCTTTGCACAAGATATTGCAGCTGATTTATTGGCACAAGCAGAACATGATGTTCTAGCCTGTTCGATTTTAATCACCACAAGTGAACACCTTGCGCAAGAAGTCCAACAAGAAGTTGAAAAGCAACTGCAATCACTGCCAAGAGAAGCAATTGCGCGAGCTTCTATTGAAAACTACGGAGCAATCTACCTTACAGAATCTATGGAACAAGCGGTAGAGGCTGTGAATCAATTAGCACCCGAACATCTAGAAATCATGACGCGCGACGCGGAACAAGTAAGCGAAAATATTCGACACGCAGGTGCCATTTTCCTTGGACGTTATTCTTCCGAACCGATTGGTGATTATTTTGCAGGTACCAATCATGTGCTGCCGACAAATAGTACAGCACGTTTCTCAAGTGGTCTAAGTGTTGAAGATTTTCAAAAGAAGACGAGTGTTGTCTATTACACGAAAGAATTATGGCAACAACACTATCCAAAAGTGGCACGACTGGCACGCATGGAACAGTTAGAAGGCCATGCAAGAGCTGTGGAGATACGAAAAGAGCGGGAGGATATCTAA
- a CDS encoding tetratricopeptide repeat protein, whose protein sequence is MKKSRKAKTGNVVTFIPTGEYYYEKALGELKKEQFTRAQKYLKRAVELSPEDPLILMQYGILLMEAEQFDEAQELLYTAHTMDPSDSEIVFFLAEIHAHLGMFAEANRYATKYLEIDSDGPYLEEAMEILDFTEYDGGGEFAEGAPSSDVVFMQEKARKMMERGRFEEAVALLETIVAENDTFWPAFNNLALAYFYIGEEEQATALLHEVLRSDQGNLHALCNLAVLAHYKEAHEELNEVTAVLVKIKPIAIDQRFKLGATFALLGKHEEGYRILRQLQKMGFGEDPSFYFWLAHSAFFSGKKDRAHQAWLELIRLDPTKDGFEPWKLREEEELSGLENDKDFLVDKLQSDSAPSRAVALYMMGKSVHLHDLVAHPKLIDVAELSAFEKLIVGYSLNHEFSMKVPVEKSFVQAMKVADLFYQHHSPLTYQHAYMYEMWFVMMERGLQQGYSFKNTKALAAATAYMYASSRSKDATKKQFAEHYEVSVPTLTKYVNELMAFFPFFDA, encoded by the coding sequence TTGAAAAAATCACGCAAAGCTAAAACTGGAAACGTAGTTACTTTTATTCCTACTGGCGAATATTATTATGAAAAAGCTCTTGGTGAACTGAAAAAAGAACAGTTTACGAGAGCTCAAAAATATTTGAAACGAGCTGTCGAGCTCAGCCCAGAAGATCCTTTGATTCTCATGCAGTATGGTATCTTACTGATGGAAGCAGAACAATTCGACGAAGCCCAAGAACTTCTTTATACGGCACATACAATGGATCCGAGTGATTCTGAAATTGTGTTTTTTTTAGCTGAAATCCACGCACACCTTGGCATGTTTGCCGAGGCAAATCGTTATGCCACGAAATACCTTGAAATTGATTCAGATGGACCTTACTTGGAAGAAGCCATGGAAATCCTTGATTTTACAGAGTATGATGGCGGCGGGGAATTTGCAGAAGGTGCACCATCTTCGGATGTGGTATTTATGCAAGAAAAGGCACGTAAGATGATGGAGCGCGGTCGCTTTGAAGAAGCGGTTGCCTTATTAGAAACCATTGTTGCTGAAAATGATACATTTTGGCCAGCGTTTAATAATCTTGCGCTCGCTTATTTTTACATTGGAGAAGAAGAACAAGCTACGGCTCTTCTTCATGAAGTGCTACGAAGTGACCAAGGCAACTTACATGCCCTCTGCAACTTGGCAGTGCTGGCTCACTACAAAGAAGCACATGAAGAATTAAATGAAGTCACAGCTGTTTTAGTAAAGATCAAACCTATAGCCATTGATCAACGCTTCAAACTTGGCGCAACTTTTGCTTTACTAGGGAAACATGAAGAAGGTTACCGCATCTTGCGACAGTTGCAAAAAATGGGGTTTGGCGAAGACCCAAGCTTTTATTTCTGGCTAGCACATTCTGCTTTCTTCTCAGGCAAAAAAGACAGAGCGCATCAAGCTTGGCTAGAGCTTATCCGATTAGACCCTACAAAAGATGGATTTGAACCTTGGAAGCTTCGAGAGGAAGAAGAGCTATCAGGTCTTGAAAATGACAAAGATTTCTTAGTGGACAAACTACAAAGTGATTCGGCTCCTTCGCGAGCTGTGGCTCTTTATATGATGGGCAAGTCTGTTCATTTGCATGATCTAGTAGCTCACCCAAAGTTAATTGATGTTGCCGAACTTTCTGCTTTTGAAAAGTTGATAGTCGGCTACTCCTTAAATCATGAGTTCTCTATGAAAGTGCCTGTTGAAAAATCATTTGTACAAGCGATGAAAGTGGCGGATTTATTCTATCAACACCATAGCCCCCTGACGTATCAACATGCCTACATGTATGAAATGTGGTTCGTGATGATGGAAAGAGGTCTGCAGCAGGGCTATTCCTTTAAGAATACAAAGGCCTTGGCAGCTGCAACAGCTTATATGTATGCATCGTCACGCTCCAAAGATGCAACTAAAAAACAATTTGCCGAGCATTACGAAGTATCCGTGCCCACACTCACGAAATATGTCAATGAACTTATGGCGTTTTTCCCTTTCTTTGATGCGTAA
- the hisIE gene encoding bifunctional phosphoribosyl-AMP cyclohydrolase/phosphoribosyl-ATP diphosphatase HisIE, translating to MTIRFDENGLVPVILQDANSKKVLTLAYMNEESYNKTLETKETWLYSRSRQELWHKGATSGNTQQVVSITADCDQDALLVSVIPNGPACHTGAESCFHEPLVTGEQKATVEAISSLEKVIKERYVSRPEGAYTTYLFEKGVDKIGKKIGEEATEVVIAAKNNDAQELSMEAADLIYHLLVMLENQQVPFSDVLQILKTRAEK from the coding sequence ATGACAATTCGTTTTGATGAAAATGGACTAGTGCCAGTTATTCTGCAAGATGCTAACTCAAAAAAAGTTTTGACACTTGCTTATATGAATGAGGAGTCCTACAACAAGACTCTCGAAACAAAGGAAACGTGGCTTTATAGCAGAAGCCGTCAAGAGTTGTGGCACAAAGGGGCAACTTCTGGCAATACACAACAAGTTGTATCCATTACTGCTGATTGCGATCAAGACGCGCTTTTAGTCTCTGTCATTCCAAACGGTCCAGCCTGCCATACAGGAGCAGAAAGTTGTTTCCATGAACCACTTGTGACGGGAGAACAAAAGGCGACTGTCGAAGCCATCAGTTCTTTAGAAAAAGTCATTAAAGAGCGTTATGTATCTCGACCAGAAGGCGCTTATACGACGTACCTGTTTGAAAAAGGTGTCGATAAAATTGGTAAGAAAATTGGCGAAGAAGCGACGGAAGTAGTAATCGCTGCGAAGAACAATGATGCACAAGAGCTTTCGATGGAAGCTGCTGATTTGATCTATCATTTATTAGTGATGCTAGAAAACCAACAGGTTCCGTTTTCAGACGTCCTCCAGATTCTAAAAACGCGTGCCGAAAAGTAG
- a CDS encoding YvcK family protein — translation MPKQTERIKVVVIGGGTGLSTLLRGLKKLPVDITAIVTVADDGGSSGRLREDYDIPPPGDVRNVIAALSDVEPMVEAMFQYRFNHSKDLEGHSLGNLMLAALTDITGDFGYAVSEMSRVLNINGKVLPAANQVVTLHAVYEDGSIVTGESKIPLVDKPIRSVMITPEDVKPLPEAVQAVRKADLIVIGPGSLYTSILPNLLVTEIQHEIRQSSALRVYMCNLMTQAGETEKYKASHHLQAILNHTGPGLIDVVLASDIDLPDRVVSSYSEEHAAPVIVDADKIQSLGIDVVQRDIAMVQEGSVRHNAEKVALWLVYEALNYKK, via the coding sequence TTGCCGAAGCAAACTGAACGTATAAAAGTCGTCGTTATCGGCGGCGGAACAGGCCTTTCTACGCTTTTGCGAGGCCTGAAAAAATTACCTGTAGATATTACGGCAATTGTTACAGTTGCAGATGATGGAGGAAGCTCTGGCAGACTGCGAGAAGATTACGATATTCCTCCTCCTGGAGATGTCCGCAATGTAATCGCAGCTCTTTCAGATGTAGAACCTATGGTAGAAGCGATGTTCCAATATCGTTTTAACCACTCGAAAGATTTAGAAGGTCACTCGCTTGGGAATTTGATGTTAGCCGCTCTCACGGATATTACGGGAGATTTTGGCTACGCGGTGAGCGAGATGAGTCGCGTTTTAAATATTAACGGCAAAGTTTTACCGGCAGCCAACCAAGTGGTCACTTTACACGCTGTCTATGAAGATGGAAGCATTGTGACAGGAGAGTCCAAAATTCCACTTGTAGATAAACCAATTCGCAGCGTGATGATTACGCCAGAAGATGTTAAGCCACTACCTGAAGCTGTGCAGGCCGTCCGAAAAGCAGACTTGATTGTTATAGGACCAGGATCTCTCTACACAAGCATCTTGCCTAACTTGCTAGTGACAGAAATTCAACATGAAATTCGTCAGTCTTCAGCACTTCGCGTCTACATGTGCAATTTGATGACGCAGGCAGGAGAAACTGAAAAATACAAGGCTTCTCACCATTTGCAGGCCATCTTGAACCACACAGGTCCAGGATTGATCGATGTCGTGCTCGCCTCTGATATTGACCTACCCGATAGAGTCGTGAGTTCATATTCAGAAGAGCATGCAGCACCCGTTATAGTGGATGCAGATAAGATTCAATCTCTCGGTATTGATGTGGTCCAACGAGACATCGCCATGGTACAAGAAGGTAGTGTTCGGCACAATGCTGAGAAAGTAGCGCTATGGCTTGTCTATGAAGCGCTAAATTATAAAAAGTGA
- a CDS encoding NUDIX domain-containing protein, which translates to MQRIVNLLVVKDGKVLLLKKPRRNWYVAPGGKTDFGESVYEAGIREFTEETATVPVQPHMKGLYTMVIKRGEEVLSEWLLSTLVAYDIEGTPLKENHEGILEWQPIEALQTLPMAEGDRMNLLFAVHQPGIQYGTFIYTEEFELLEHRLQTSQEVNPT; encoded by the coding sequence ATGCAACGTATTGTAAACCTATTAGTCGTGAAAGACGGCAAGGTCCTTCTACTAAAAAAACCTCGACGCAACTGGTATGTCGCTCCAGGCGGCAAAACGGATTTTGGTGAATCTGTTTACGAAGCGGGTATTCGTGAATTCACTGAAGAAACCGCAACCGTGCCAGTACAACCTCATATGAAAGGCCTTTATACTATGGTGATAAAACGTGGAGAGGAAGTTCTCTCTGAATGGTTATTATCAACGTTAGTGGCATATGACATAGAAGGTACACCACTGAAAGAAAATCATGAAGGTATTTTAGAATGGCAGCCGATTGAAGCACTCCAGACCCTTCCAATGGCAGAAGGTGACCGGATGAATCTCCTTTTTGCGGTCCATCAACCGGGTATCCAATATGGCACATTCATCTACACAGAAGAATTTGAATTGCTGGAACACCGTTTACAGACATCTCAGGAGGTGAACCCCACATGA
- the trxB gene encoding thioredoxin-disulfide reductase: MSETINQYDVIIIGAGPAGMTAAVYTSRANLTTLMLERGIPGGQMANTEEVENYPGFETILGPELSTKMFDHAKKFGAQYAYGDVESIIDEGDTKLVKAGGKEYRAKAVIISSGAEYKKMGIPGETELGGRGVSYCAVCDGAFFKGKELVVVGGGDSAIEEGVFLTRFADKVTIVHRRDKLRAQKILQDRAFANDKVDFIWNTTVKEINDTNGKVGSVTLVSTESAEEVEFKADGIFIYIGMLPLTKPFENLGILNSDGYIVTDDKMQTKVPGIFAAGDVREKMLRQIVTATGDGSIAAQSAQHYLEKLEDQLS, translated from the coding sequence ATGTCAGAAACAATTAATCAGTATGACGTTATTATTATCGGCGCTGGTCCTGCAGGGATGACAGCGGCTGTTTATACATCGCGTGCTAACTTAACTACTTTGATGCTTGAGCGCGGCATTCCAGGCGGCCAAATGGCCAACACGGAAGAAGTAGAAAACTACCCTGGTTTTGAGACCATCCTCGGCCCAGAACTTTCGACAAAAATGTTTGATCACGCCAAAAAATTTGGTGCTCAGTATGCATATGGAGACGTAGAGTCTATTATTGATGAAGGCGATACAAAGCTTGTCAAAGCGGGCGGGAAAGAGTACCGTGCCAAAGCGGTCATCATTTCTTCAGGAGCAGAATACAAAAAGATGGGCATCCCTGGTGAGACAGAGCTAGGTGGACGTGGAGTTAGTTACTGTGCAGTCTGTGACGGGGCTTTCTTTAAAGGAAAAGAACTAGTCGTAGTCGGCGGTGGAGATTCAGCTATAGAAGAAGGCGTGTTCTTAACGCGTTTTGCTGACAAAGTTACAATCGTGCACCGTCGTGACAAATTACGCGCTCAAAAAATTCTTCAAGACCGAGCGTTTGCCAACGACAAAGTAGATTTTATCTGGAACACAACTGTAAAAGAAATCAACGATACAAACGGCAAAGTCGGAAGTGTGACACTTGTCTCTACAGAGAGTGCTGAAGAAGTAGAATTCAAAGCAGATGGTATTTTTATTTACATCGGCATGCTGCCGTTGACGAAGCCTTTTGAGAATCTAGGTATTCTTAATAGCGACGGCTATATCGTGACAGATGACAAGATGCAAACAAAAGTTCCTGGGATTTTTGCAGCAGGAGATGTGCGTGAAAAGATGCTTCGCCAAATTGTTACGGCAACTGGTGATGGGTCAATCGCAGCGCAATCTGCTCAACATTACCTTGAAAAGTTAGAAGATCAACTTTCTTAA
- a CDS encoding HPr family phosphocarrier protein translates to MEKTMDVGLSNGLQARQAALFVQEANRFASDIFLEKDGKKVNAKSIMGIMSLAVGRGEEVVLYADGSDQEAAIDTLSKFITEQ, encoded by the coding sequence ATGGAAAAAACGATGGATGTAGGATTATCGAATGGATTGCAAGCGCGTCAGGCGGCTCTGTTTGTTCAAGAGGCGAACCGCTTTGCGAGTGATATTTTCTTAGAAAAAGACGGTAAAAAAGTAAATGCTAAAAGTATTATGGGTATCATGAGCCTAGCAGTAGGCCGCGGGGAAGAAGTAGTCTTGTATGCAGATGGCTCTGACCAAGAAGCAGCAATCGACACACTTTCTAAATTCATAACTGAACAATAA
- the hisB gene encoding imidazoleglycerol-phosphate dehydratase HisB, whose amino-acid sequence MTQRYAKKERKTSETYVNVELSLDGTGQASVDTGVPFLDHMLDLFVRHGLFDGKLSAKGDTHIDDHHTTEDVGIVLGQVVLEALGDKKGIKRYGSAFIPMDDALAQVVVDVSNRPHLEFRAEFPKEKVGTFDVELVHEFLWKFALESRMNVHVIVHYGHNTHHMIEAIFKGLARALDEATQIDPRVTGVPSTKGSLS is encoded by the coding sequence ATGACACAACGCTATGCAAAAAAGGAACGTAAAACAAGTGAAACGTACGTGAATGTTGAATTAAGCTTAGATGGAACTGGTCAAGCTTCTGTTGATACAGGCGTCCCGTTTTTGGATCACATGCTGGACTTGTTTGTGCGCCACGGACTATTTGATGGCAAACTCTCTGCAAAAGGGGATACGCACATTGATGATCACCATACAACCGAGGATGTAGGAATTGTCCTTGGGCAAGTTGTCTTAGAAGCGCTAGGGGATAAAAAAGGAATCAAGCGTTATGGAAGTGCGTTTATTCCAATGGACGATGCGCTCGCACAAGTTGTCGTGGATGTTTCGAACCGACCGCACTTGGAATTCCGAGCAGAGTTTCCTAAAGAAAAAGTAGGTACGTTTGATGTCGAGCTTGTCCATGAGTTTTTGTGGAAATTTGCCCTCGAATCGCGCATGAATGTTCATGTAATCGTGCACTACGGTCATAATACGCATCATATGATTGAAGCTATATTTAAAGGTCTTGCGCGTGCACTTGACGAAGCAACACAAATCGACCCACGCGTCACAGGTGTGCCTTCGACAAAAGGTTCCCTATCTTAA